From the Bdellovibrio reynosensis genome, one window contains:
- a CDS encoding SRPBCC family protein: MSTFQTSRKIAAPIESVFAAISTPERLARWWGPEGFTNTFEICEFKPGGLWKYIMHGPDGRDYPNETVFAEIESPKKVVIQHASLPKYTLVITLASEKNETLVSWAQTFDKPEVAKAIAHIVVPANEQNLDRLIAEVTR; this comes from the coding sequence ATGTCGACTTTTCAAACTTCTCGAAAAATTGCCGCTCCGATTGAATCTGTTTTTGCTGCTATCAGCACTCCAGAACGTTTAGCTCGCTGGTGGGGACCAGAAGGTTTTACGAACACGTTTGAAATCTGTGAATTTAAACCCGGCGGTCTTTGGAAATACATCATGCATGGACCTGATGGACGTGATTATCCAAATGAAACTGTTTTTGCAGAAATCGAATCACCAAAAAAAGTGGTTATCCAACATGCTTCATTACCGAAATACACATTGGTTATCACTTTAGCTTCTGAAAAAAATGAAACATTAGTTTCTTGGGCGCAAACTTTTGATAAACCTGAAGTAGCAAAAGCGATTGCCCATATTGTTGTTCCCGCGAATGAACAAAATTTAGATCGCCTGATTGCTGAGGTAACTCGTTAA
- the katG gene encoding catalase/peroxidase HPI → MSEPRSESENPAIPSPQPKISRPRNNRDWWPNQLDLSVLHTHSPHSNPMESSFKYSEEFKKLDVEALKQDIFKVMTTSQDWWPADYGHYGPLFIRMSWHAAGTYRIEDGRGGAGDGAQRFAPLNSWPDNANLDKARRLLWPIKKKYGRKISWADLLVFAGNCALESMGFKTFGFGFGREDVWEPEEVFWGPEDTWLGDERYSGDRQLAAPFGAVQMGLIYVNPEGPNGNPDPKAAARDIRETFARMAMNDEETVALIAGGHTFGKTHGAAKSDHVGPEPEGCPMHAQGFGWKNTYGSGKGGHTITSGLEGAWTTQPTKWTNGFFEHLHKYEWELTKSPAGAHQWKPKDAVAQNTVPDAHDPSKKHAPTMLTTDLALKADSDYAKISKRFHENHQEFADAFAKAWYKLLHRDMGPVSRYWGPYVPPAQLWQDPIPKVDHPLIEAQEIKSLKDKILASGISTSRLIATAWAAASSFRGTDMRGGANGGRLRLSPQKNWEVNEPGELSKTLQALEKIQDEFNKGQSGKKVSLADLIILGGCAGIESAAKKAGYTVEVPFSPGRADATQDQTDTDSFAVLEPRADGFRNYISSRTKLSPETLLLDRANVLKLTAPEMTVLIGGMRSLDVNYQGTRHGVFTDKPGTLSNDFFVNLLDMGLEWDIAKPGIYEGKDRASGKVKWTATPVDLVFGYHSQLRAFAEVYASDDGKDKFVKDFINAWTKVMNLDRYDLATK, encoded by the coding sequence ATGTCTGAACCACGCAGTGAAAGTGAAAACCCCGCCATACCCTCGCCCCAGCCAAAAATCAGTCGCCCCAGAAACAACAGGGACTGGTGGCCGAATCAATTAGATCTTTCGGTTTTGCACACCCACTCACCTCATTCAAATCCCATGGAGAGTTCATTTAAGTACTCTGAGGAATTTAAAAAATTGGATGTGGAGGCTTTAAAGCAAGATATCTTTAAAGTGATGACGACTTCCCAAGACTGGTGGCCTGCTGATTACGGCCATTATGGTCCACTTTTTATTCGGATGAGTTGGCATGCTGCTGGTACTTATCGTATTGAAGATGGCCGAGGAGGAGCGGGTGACGGAGCTCAACGTTTTGCTCCGTTAAACAGCTGGCCAGATAATGCCAATTTAGATAAGGCCCGTCGTTTACTTTGGCCGATTAAAAAGAAATATGGTCGAAAAATTTCTTGGGCCGATCTTTTAGTCTTTGCCGGTAACTGCGCTTTAGAGTCTATGGGCTTTAAAACTTTCGGTTTTGGTTTCGGCCGAGAGGATGTCTGGGAGCCAGAGGAAGTTTTCTGGGGGCCAGAAGACACGTGGCTTGGAGATGAACGCTATAGCGGTGACCGCCAGTTGGCTGCTCCGTTTGGTGCTGTGCAAATGGGTCTTATCTATGTGAATCCCGAAGGGCCGAATGGAAATCCTGATCCGAAAGCGGCAGCTCGCGATATTCGTGAAACCTTCGCGCGAATGGCAATGAATGATGAAGAGACGGTTGCCCTAATTGCCGGTGGTCATACATTTGGAAAAACCCATGGTGCTGCAAAATCCGATCACGTGGGACCAGAACCAGAAGGTTGTCCAATGCACGCGCAAGGATTTGGTTGGAAGAATACTTATGGATCGGGAAAAGGTGGACATACCATCACCAGTGGACTTGAAGGTGCTTGGACGACTCAACCAACGAAGTGGACGAATGGTTTTTTTGAACATCTTCATAAGTACGAATGGGAATTAACTAAAAGTCCGGCAGGGGCTCATCAATGGAAACCTAAAGATGCAGTTGCGCAAAACACAGTTCCTGATGCCCATGACCCGTCTAAAAAGCATGCACCAACAATGCTGACGACAGATTTGGCACTTAAAGCCGATTCTGATTACGCAAAAATCTCTAAACGCTTTCATGAAAATCATCAGGAATTTGCCGATGCTTTTGCCAAAGCTTGGTACAAACTTCTTCATCGCGACATGGGACCTGTTTCTCGCTACTGGGGCCCTTATGTTCCACCTGCGCAATTGTGGCAAGATCCAATTCCCAAAGTCGATCATCCACTGATTGAAGCTCAAGAAATAAAATCTTTGAAAGATAAAATCTTGGCGTCAGGGATTAGTACTTCTCGCTTGATTGCTACGGCGTGGGCCGCAGCTTCTTCATTTAGGGGAACCGACATGCGTGGGGGAGCTAACGGTGGACGCCTTAGACTTTCACCGCAAAAAAATTGGGAAGTGAATGAACCCGGTGAACTTTCTAAAACGCTTCAAGCCTTAGAGAAAATTCAAGATGAATTTAATAAAGGACAGTCAGGAAAAAAAGTATCCCTAGCTGACTTAATTATTCTCGGTGGATGCGCAGGTATTGAAAGTGCGGCTAAAAAAGCCGGATACACGGTCGAAGTTCCGTTTTCTCCAGGGCGGGCAGACGCTACCCAAGACCAAACGGATACCGATTCATTTGCTGTCTTAGAACCAAGAGCTGACGGCTTTAGAAATTACATTAGCAGCAGAACAAAACTTTCTCCGGAAACACTTTTGTTAGATCGCGCCAACGTTTTAAAACTGACAGCGCCAGAAATGACAGTCCTCATCGGGGGTATGCGTTCTTTAGATGTAAACTACCAGGGAACTCGCCACGGTGTATTCACTGATAAACCAGGTACTTTATCTAACGATTTTTTTGTGAACCTTTTAGATATGGGGCTTGAGTGGGACATCGCTAAGCCTGGAATTTACGAAGGAAAAGATCGTGCCTCGGGAAAAGTTAAATGGACTGCCACACCTGTGGACTTGGTGTTTGGTTATCATTCACAGCTTCGTGCCTTCGCTGAAGTTTATGCTAGTGATGATGGCAAAGATAAGTTCGTAAAAGATTTCATCAACGCTTGGACTAAGGTGATGAATCTTGATCGCTATGATTTAGCTACGAAGTAA
- a CDS encoding dihydrofolate reductase family protein, producing MRKIIGGVFQSLDGIMQAPGGPDEDKTGGFGLGGWVQPFWDEKINTVMEPLFSGNFDLLLGRKTYEIFSAYWPYIPESDPISSAFAKADKYVLTRGDTPLEWKTSHRVKNVEELKKIKAGNGSSLLIQGSSTIYPTLLAADLIDEILILTFPITLGKGKRLFGNGTPPIGMKLINTEVSPSGVIMARYQPNGKVPTGTFETQAPSEAELKRRERWAREG from the coding sequence ATGAGAAAAATAATTGGTGGAGTCTTTCAATCACTCGATGGAATCATGCAAGCGCCTGGCGGACCGGATGAAGACAAAACCGGTGGATTTGGCTTAGGTGGTTGGGTTCAGCCCTTCTGGGATGAAAAAATAAATACGGTTATGGAACCGCTCTTTAGCGGGAACTTTGATTTACTTTTAGGAAGAAAAACCTATGAGATATTTTCTGCCTACTGGCCCTATATTCCTGAGAGTGATCCGATAAGCTCTGCGTTTGCCAAAGCTGATAAATACGTCTTAACCCGAGGCGATACACCACTTGAATGGAAAACCAGCCATCGTGTTAAAAACGTAGAAGAACTTAAAAAGATAAAGGCAGGTAATGGGAGTTCGCTTCTTATACAAGGAAGCTCCACTATATATCCAACACTGCTTGCCGCTGATCTTATTGATGAGATCTTGATTTTGACCTTTCCTATTACTCTAGGAAAAGGAAAACGATTGTTTGGAAATGGAACTCCTCCAATAGGTATGAAACTAATTAACACCGAAGTTTCACCATCTGGAGTTATTATGGCGAGATATCAGCCCAACGGAAAAGTTCCGACTGGAACCTTTGAAACTCAGGCGCCCTCTGAAGCTGAATTAAAACGCCGCGAACGTTGGGCGCGAGAGGGATAA
- a CDS encoding FBP domain-containing protein: MLSQQSTFQKEISFSIATEQELIESFRLRDQKKLILPENLKFPFNVRSYFTWKEPSGNYVYLVFKAPNWDLARGVAFKRTSGEPVGGLCSWCNAFGSAQELGMLSVAMSSTVSSSYFLCSDLRCIEKIEDMTAMGGKNPEKYIADLYHRIEKLFENISNYKKE; this comes from the coding sequence TTGCTTTCTCAACAAAGTACCTTTCAAAAAGAAATTAGTTTTTCAATTGCGACAGAACAGGAACTGATCGAGTCATTCCGTTTGCGCGACCAAAAGAAGCTTATTCTTCCTGAAAACTTGAAATTTCCGTTCAACGTACGCTCTTACTTTACTTGGAAGGAACCTTCTGGGAACTACGTCTATCTTGTATTTAAAGCTCCGAACTGGGATTTGGCGCGAGGCGTGGCTTTTAAGCGTACCAGCGGTGAACCCGTGGGCGGACTTTGCAGTTGGTGCAATGCCTTCGGTTCAGCACAAGAACTTGGAATGTTGTCGGTCGCAATGAGCTCAACTGTCAGCAGTTCTTATTTTCTGTGCAGTGATTTAAGATGCATTGAAAAAATTGAGGACATGACCGCTATGGGCGGAAAAAATCCTGAAAAATATATTGCTGATCTTTATCACAGAATCGAAAAGCTGTTCGAAAACATTAGCAATTATAAAAAGGAATAG
- a CDS encoding SRPBCC family protein — MPGTVKLHRVIAAPPEKVFRAFTDVNAIVKWFPPHGFVAKVDKFDVKEGGEYRMSFTNFTTMKSHSFGGKYLEVKQNEKLRFIDKFDDPNLPGEMTNTITFRKVSVGTELNVTQEGIPDVIPVEACYLGWQQCLELLVQLVEPNIPDEG; from the coding sequence ATGCCTGGAACAGTTAAACTTCATCGCGTGATTGCGGCGCCACCAGAAAAAGTATTTCGGGCCTTTACCGATGTGAATGCCATTGTTAAATGGTTCCCCCCGCATGGCTTTGTCGCCAAAGTTGATAAATTCGATGTCAAAGAAGGCGGTGAATACAGAATGTCTTTCACGAACTTCACCACGATGAAAAGTCATTCTTTCGGTGGCAAGTACCTTGAAGTAAAACAAAACGAAAAACTTCGTTTTATCGATAAATTTGATGATCCAAATTTACCAGGGGAAATGACTAATACGATCACCTTCCGCAAAGTCAGTGTCGGAACGGAACTTAACGTAACCCAAGAAGGCATTCCCGATGTGATTCCGGTGGAAGCGTGTTACCTGGGCTGGCAACAATGTTTAGAATTGTTAGTTCAATTGGTAGAACCTAATATTCCGGATGAAGGCTAA
- a CDS encoding exodeoxyribonuclease III, whose amino-acid sequence MKLISWNVNGLRSVHKKNFREWFENEKADVVCLQEIKISEEAIQEDETFYHPARYHSSWAFAEKPGYSGLALYSKKAPDDVRVGLGISKFDNEGRWLEADFGPITVVNSYWPNSQRDHARLPFKLEFCAAAEKRLQALRKKGREVMICGDFNIAHKEIDLKNPKTNMKNAGFLPEERAWMERFLNKLEWVDSFRKFEQGPEHYTWWSYRPGVRERNIGWRLDYFLVNKEASDRLKAAVLCPDVMGSDHCPVRLTLKK is encoded by the coding sequence ATGAAATTAATCTCATGGAATGTTAATGGTCTTCGTTCGGTTCATAAGAAAAACTTTCGCGAATGGTTCGAGAATGAAAAGGCCGATGTTGTTTGTCTTCAGGAAATTAAAATTTCTGAAGAAGCCATTCAAGAGGATGAAACATTCTATCATCCGGCCCGTTATCATTCTTCTTGGGCCTTTGCTGAAAAACCCGGATATTCAGGCCTAGCACTGTATTCTAAAAAAGCACCAGACGACGTCCGTGTTGGCTTAGGAATTTCAAAATTTGACAATGAAGGCCGTTGGTTAGAGGCCGATTTTGGTCCCATCACAGTCGTTAACAGTTACTGGCCAAACAGTCAGCGCGATCACGCAAGATTGCCATTCAAATTAGAATTCTGTGCCGCTGCTGAAAAGCGTCTGCAAGCTTTACGAAAAAAAGGGCGCGAAGTGATGATTTGCGGTGACTTTAACATTGCTCATAAAGAAATCGATTTAAAGAATCCAAAAACCAATATGAAAAATGCGGGCTTCCTTCCTGAAGAGCGCGCATGGATGGAACGCTTTTTAAATAAATTGGAATGGGTCGACAGTTTTAGAAAGTTTGAACAAGGACCCGAGCATTATACCTGGTGGAGTTATCGCCCCGGTGTTCGCGAAAGAAACATTGGATGGCGCCTAGATTACTTCTTAGTGAATAAAGAGGCGTCCGACCGCTTAAAAGCGGCAGTGCTTTGCCCAGATGTGATGGGCTCAGATCACTGCCCTGTTCGCTTAACCTTGAAAAAATAA
- a CDS encoding DUF6496 domain-containing protein produces MPDKKTVKRAQKAARQGKSASTQAGEFVREEIHKVRQGKHGVRNPQQAIAIGLSEARRAGVNIPEKAGQKKTAKKSKRIAQPKTSKTRAKATLNALKKEPTSTVSEKSLSKFTKKAAKKRSSQDRHRSAMKAVKTKGKHGLVRAAKKAAHTRSAHA; encoded by the coding sequence ATGCCCGACAAGAAGACAGTAAAGCGCGCTCAGAAGGCGGCACGCCAAGGAAAATCAGCATCTACTCAGGCTGGCGAATTTGTTCGTGAGGAAATTCACAAGGTGCGCCAAGGTAAACACGGCGTAAGAAATCCGCAGCAAGCTATTGCCATCGGACTTTCTGAGGCACGAAGAGCAGGTGTAAATATTCCTGAAAAAGCAGGACAAAAGAAAACAGCGAAGAAATCAAAGCGAATTGCGCAGCCAAAAACTTCTAAGACAAGAGCAAAAGCAACTTTGAATGCTTTGAAAAAAGAACCTACTTCGACCGTTTCGGAAAAGTCTCTTTCTAAGTTTACTAAGAAGGCAGCGAAAAAAAGATCTTCGCAAGATCGCCATCGTTCAGCCATGAAGGCTGTTAAAACGAAAGGTAAGCATGGTCTTGTTCGTGCGGCGAAGAAGGCAGCTCATACTAGGTCTGCGCACGCTTAG
- a CDS encoding erythromycin esterase family protein: MKNSITSAAKEIAEKLSYAKIVMLGEASHGTHEFYEWRRLISQELITHHGFSFIAVEGDWPPCYAANRLITSKRSYAEKELIHHFHRWPSWMWANTEVVELLNWMKSHNQKLKAKKPVGFYGLDVYSLFESIDEVLSTLKKLDPALAKAAKEQYACFQKFHRDEKRYAQSLYFSSGCETQVLLVLQDLLKAKHLELSGETLFDAQQNARIVKNAEDYYRTMIHGDEDSWNVRDRHMMETLNILLSHHGDNAKAIVWAHNTHIGDYRATSMVDEGQVNLGGLARIEWGINKIALLGFGTYEGSVVASRAWDGPVQLMQVPKGKSGSYEDLFHQKCLNEKSDYIFSWLQGSTDLELNQTRGHRAIGVVYDPRFESFGNYVPTKLASRYDGFLFIDQTRGLTPLSVSVDRREFPETFPGGF; the protein is encoded by the coding sequence ATGAAAAATTCCATTACAAGCGCGGCTAAGGAAATCGCTGAAAAGTTAAGTTATGCCAAGATTGTGATGCTTGGTGAAGCAAGTCACGGCACCCATGAATTTTATGAATGGCGACGACTTATTTCCCAAGAGCTTATCACCCATCACGGATTTAGTTTTATCGCTGTGGAAGGCGACTGGCCGCCTTGTTATGCGGCTAACAGGTTGATCACTTCAAAGCGAAGTTATGCCGAAAAAGAATTAATCCATCATTTTCATCGCTGGCCCTCATGGATGTGGGCGAATACGGAAGTCGTTGAACTTCTAAATTGGATGAAAAGCCACAATCAGAAATTGAAAGCAAAAAAGCCCGTGGGATTTTATGGGCTTGATGTTTATTCCCTGTTTGAATCCATTGACGAAGTCCTAAGTACTCTGAAAAAATTAGATCCAGCCTTAGCTAAAGCCGCAAAAGAGCAATACGCCTGTTTTCAAAAATTCCATCGGGATGAAAAACGATATGCCCAATCTCTGTATTTTTCTTCTGGCTGTGAAACCCAAGTGCTTCTTGTTCTACAAGATCTATTAAAGGCAAAACACCTAGAGCTTTCAGGGGAAACGTTATTTGACGCTCAACAAAATGCGCGTATCGTAAAGAATGCCGAAGACTATTACCGCACCATGATACACGGTGATGAAGATTCTTGGAATGTTCGTGATCGCCATATGATGGAGACGTTAAACATTTTGCTTTCCCATCATGGTGACAATGCAAAGGCCATTGTCTGGGCCCATAACACCCACATCGGAGATTATCGCGCAACTTCCATGGTTGACGAAGGGCAAGTGAATCTAGGCGGCTTGGCTAGAATAGAGTGGGGAATTAACAAGATAGCTCTTTTAGGTTTTGGTACCTACGAGGGATCAGTTGTAGCCTCTCGCGCCTGGGATGGTCCCGTGCAACTTATGCAAGTTCCGAAAGGAAAAAGCGGAAGTTATGAAGATCTCTTTCATCAGAAATGTCTGAATGAAAAATCGGATTATATATTTTCCTGGCTGCAGGGAAGCACGGATTTAGAATTAAACCAAACCCGTGGTCACCGTGCCATAGGTGTAGTTTACGATCCGCGCTTTGAAAGTTTCGGCAACTACGTTCCGACGAAACTAGCTTCTCGCTATGATGGTTTTTTATTCATAGATCAGACTCGAGGGCTGACTCCGCTTTCTGTCAGTGTGGATCGTCGGGAATTCCCGGAAACTTTTCCCGGTGGATTTTAA
- a CDS encoding ATP-binding cassette domain-containing protein, whose protein sequence is MQSLVTASGLTFEYANGHTIFKNLNFSITSKTSALVGPNGVGKTTLAKLLVGELEVTSGSIIKRSSVTFFPQRLTPEAFSVDEFLALDYEWSKLGEKLLEGIDRSNLCTTLSGGEWMRVRLAKTLNDDFLILDEPSNDLDREGRKVLIEFLNARSGGVLIISHDRELLAICEEILELSNQGLAKYGGDFSEYEHTKGHERDNLAQQLSTAKNQRQKAKAERHEQILRQEKRNQRGAEQAARGGIPKILLGARKRKAEATTGKVDTLSFERSNSAVTAAFEAYSEMKIDPVMYADLMGQELPAQKLIAETSGFNIRFKDWLYGEDLNFSWRGNIRLALKGLNGSGKSTLLKAIMGQKFETKGQLRVGDVSTLYVDQQCRILDDTKTVLENVADSSLLTESEIRNGLAKFLFAKDAVFQKVSSLSGGERLRAALAKGILSNKKPELLILDEPTNNLDLVNIQFLESLVKEFKAAVLAISHDEIFLQNSGITEEFKIHREKFPGIPDDPH, encoded by the coding sequence ATGCAATCCCTTGTCACTGCAAGTGGCTTAACGTTTGAGTATGCAAACGGCCACACCATTTTTAAAAATCTCAACTTTTCCATCACCTCCAAGACTTCGGCACTTGTTGGGCCTAATGGCGTAGGCAAAACCACCCTCGCAAAACTTTTGGTGGGTGAACTTGAGGTTACGTCTGGATCGATTATCAAACGATCCTCGGTGACCTTCTTTCCCCAGCGTCTGACTCCAGAAGCATTCAGCGTCGATGAATTTCTCGCCTTAGATTACGAATGGTCTAAGCTTGGTGAAAAGTTATTAGAAGGAATAGATAGATCCAATCTTTGCACTACCTTAAGTGGCGGTGAATGGATGCGCGTTCGTCTGGCAAAGACGCTCAATGACGATTTTCTGATTTTAGATGAACCTTCCAATGATCTTGATCGCGAAGGCCGTAAGGTCCTCATTGAATTTTTGAATGCTCGTTCGGGCGGAGTTCTTATTATTTCCCATGATCGCGAGCTATTAGCCATCTGTGAAGAGATACTGGAACTTTCCAATCAAGGATTAGCCAAATATGGAGGCGATTTTTCCGAATATGAACATACGAAAGGTCATGAACGGGATAATTTGGCTCAGCAATTGTCCACTGCCAAAAACCAGCGACAAAAAGCCAAAGCAGAGCGCCACGAACAAATACTTCGCCAAGAAAAAAGAAATCAACGTGGTGCTGAACAAGCCGCCCGTGGGGGAATACCAAAAATTCTTCTTGGTGCACGAAAAAGAAAAGCGGAAGCTACAACTGGAAAAGTGGATACCTTATCTTTCGAGAGAAGTAATTCTGCCGTTACAGCCGCATTTGAAGCCTATAGCGAAATGAAAATAGATCCGGTGATGTATGCAGACCTTATGGGACAGGAATTGCCTGCGCAAAAGCTTATAGCCGAAACCAGCGGATTTAACATTCGCTTTAAAGATTGGCTTTATGGTGAAGACCTTAACTTTTCCTGGCGCGGGAATATCCGCTTGGCACTTAAAGGCCTGAATGGTTCGGGCAAATCCACTTTATTAAAAGCAATCATGGGTCAAAAGTTTGAAACGAAGGGTCAACTGCGAGTCGGTGATGTCTCGACTCTTTACGTAGATCAACAATGCAGAATCTTAGACGATACCAAAACTGTCTTAGAAAACGTCGCTGATTCATCTTTGCTTACAGAAAGTGAGATCAGAAATGGTTTAGCCAAGTTTCTGTTCGCTAAAGATGCGGTTTTTCAAAAAGTATCTTCCTTAAGTGGTGGTGAACGCCTAAGAGCGGCCTTGGCAAAAGGAATTTTAAGTAACAAAAAGCCTGAATTATTAATTTTGGATGAGCCTACAAATAATTTAGACCTGGTGAATATTCAGTTTCTTGAATCATTAGTAAAAGAATTTAAAGCAGCTGTCTTAGCCATTTCCCATGATGAGATCTTTTTGCAAAACAGTGGCATCACGGAAGAGTTTAAAATCCACCGGGAAAAGTTTCCGGGAATTCCCGACGATCCACACTGA
- a CDS encoding MBL fold metallo-hydrolase produces the protein MPLKISRILHAGYVFDCDGTKIAFDPIFENPFSRNCYAFPSVRFDIEAIKQQKFSAVFISHYHDDHCSLESLNLLDRDTPIYIYCLYDEIFGFIENLGFKNVFPLAIDEPVKLGSLEIIPRRALDADVDSLFQIKAAGLNVLNVVDSWIDYDTLDLLVKKGPWDMVLWPFQTMREIDVLSPHRVPAPSLELPPEWIEQLRALNPRYVVPSSCQFTQESWSWYNHAFFPITYRQFEKEVKTALPNCQVVRMNPSVTFELTKNSINSAEALTWVLPQGEQDVDYEFNPSLKIPSTAEIAKKFPGLSVAQKEFTLNYCKKGLIEKFGILAESEDPFFARPRLWQLSVFDENGKEKTFRYLLEGNKIEEVPINDDPIEWLTEVPLTKLYAAIEEGESLTSMYVRINDRMFNSTVEKEVQEADVVEDPLIRCLFTGVFGGYQAAQLRKLNEEKVHG, from the coding sequence ATGCCTTTAAAGATTTCGCGAATTTTGCATGCTGGATACGTCTTTGATTGCGACGGGACTAAGATCGCCTTTGATCCTATATTTGAAAATCCCTTTAGCAGAAACTGTTATGCCTTTCCCAGTGTGCGCTTTGATATCGAAGCAATAAAACAGCAAAAGTTTTCTGCAGTTTTTATTTCCCACTATCACGACGACCACTGCTCTTTAGAAAGTTTAAATCTTTTAGATCGTGATACGCCCATTTACATCTATTGTTTGTATGATGAAATTTTTGGTTTCATTGAAAACCTTGGATTTAAAAATGTCTTTCCGTTGGCGATAGATGAGCCCGTGAAACTTGGATCACTCGAAATCATTCCAAGACGAGCCTTAGATGCTGACGTTGATTCTTTGTTTCAAATCAAAGCTGCAGGCTTAAATGTATTAAATGTTGTTGATTCGTGGATTGATTACGACACTCTGGATTTACTGGTCAAGAAGGGTCCGTGGGATATGGTGCTGTGGCCATTTCAAACAATGCGAGAAATTGACGTACTTTCTCCGCATCGAGTGCCAGCTCCGTCCTTAGAGTTGCCACCAGAATGGATAGAGCAGCTAAGGGCTTTAAATCCTAGATACGTGGTTCCAAGTTCCTGCCAGTTCACGCAAGAAAGTTGGTCTTGGTATAATCACGCCTTTTTTCCAATCACCTATAGGCAATTTGAAAAAGAAGTGAAAACAGCTTTGCCAAATTGCCAAGTGGTGCGAATGAACCCTTCCGTGACATTTGAGTTAACGAAGAATTCAATTAATTCTGCAGAAGCCCTAACTTGGGTTCTTCCCCAAGGTGAGCAAGATGTCGATTATGAATTTAATCCATCACTAAAAATTCCAAGCACTGCAGAGATCGCAAAAAAATTTCCAGGCCTTTCTGTCGCCCAAAAAGAATTCACACTGAATTACTGCAAAAAAGGACTTATTGAAAAATTCGGCATCCTTGCTGAATCAGAAGATCCCTTCTTTGCAAGACCAAGACTCTGGCAGTTGTCAGTGTTCGATGAAAATGGCAAAGAAAAAACTTTTCGCTATTTGCTTGAAGGAAATAAGATTGAAGAAGTTCCAATCAATGACGATCCCATAGAGTGGCTCACCGAAGTTCCGTTGACGAAACTTTATGCAGCTATAGAAGAAGGCGAATCTTTAACTTCGATGTATGTACGGATTAACGATCGAATGTTTAATTCCACAGTCGAAAAAGAAGTTCAAGAAGCTGACGTTGTCGAAGATCCACTGATCCGCTGTTTATTCACTGGCGTGTTCGGCGGCTATCAGGCAGCGCAACTTAGAAAACTTAATGAGGAAAAAGTCCATGGGTAG
- a CDS encoding GyrI-like domain-containing protein encodes MGSEMKLTETPDTVNWPATYYVYIEKKGPFQETAMKAWKEFHENIDELLKQVKITGYTSFYKVKPEMIYRAGATIDAKPAVLPAGYQVTQFQGGKYSRFIMTGPYKNLPEACGKVFEIVEKTKMPVRDDFFIENYVNDPRVTPEEQLITEIQIPTV; translated from the coding sequence ATGGGTAGTGAAATGAAACTGACTGAAACACCTGACACAGTAAATTGGCCAGCAACTTATTACGTATACATAGAAAAGAAAGGCCCGTTTCAAGAAACCGCCATGAAAGCATGGAAAGAGTTTCATGAAAATATCGACGAGCTTCTGAAGCAAGTAAAGATCACAGGGTACACCAGTTTTTATAAAGTAAAACCTGAAATGATTTATCGAGCTGGCGCGACCATCGATGCAAAGCCCGCAGTGTTACCTGCAGGTTATCAAGTCACCCAATTCCAAGGCGGGAAATATTCGCGCTTCATCATGACAGGTCCTTATAAGAACCTGCCTGAAGCTTGCGGAAAAGTTTTTGAAATCGTTGAAAAAACCAAGATGCCGGTGCGAGATGATTTCTTTATCGAAAACTATGTCAACGATCCGCGGGTGACTCCTGAAGAGCAGTTAATCACGGAAATTCAGATCCCCACGGTTTAG